The Kitasatospora sp. NBC_00374 genome has a segment encoding these proteins:
- a CDS encoding histidine kinase, translated as MATVDNPARSGAAARSAIESRLRAGVDSLGRLPLLVLSAAPGLLVPVLGSVLVGVALTDAFGSTDLGALLSFVLAIGTLFSLAALFVRRQADWTRSQVERWYGVRISAVRPARPALELDERGHWWTGYSYHRGQGTAYLVQTVQYALRDPATRREIGWLLLNPVAVLCLVGPVAGLLIGGPSIALDPVGEARASGAVLVSAVFGVAMTVLGVVLAPYAVRAHAELARRVLDGRASNAQLSRRVAELTVTRADAVDNQAAELRRIERDLHDGAQARLVAIGLTLGTIEHLMETDTVAARALLAEARQSSAKALQELRDLVRGIHPPVLAERGLADAVRELALDAALPVEVTVGLPGRPEAPVETAMYFCVSELLANAAKHSGARQVWVDILYRAGQLRVTVTDDGRGGAGPERGSGLRGIQRRLGTFDGVLLLDSPSGGPTTMTMELPCELSSPRISTFSAKA; from the coding sequence GTGGCAACAGTGGACAACCCGGCACGCAGCGGCGCTGCGGCGCGCTCGGCGATCGAATCGCGTCTCCGTGCCGGGGTGGACTCGTTGGGCCGACTGCCCCTGCTCGTACTGTCCGCCGCCCCCGGTCTCCTGGTCCCGGTGCTCGGGTCGGTCCTGGTGGGAGTGGCCCTGACGGACGCTTTCGGCTCCACCGACCTCGGCGCGCTGCTGAGCTTCGTACTCGCGATCGGGACGCTGTTCTCGCTGGCCGCCCTGTTCGTCCGACGGCAGGCGGACTGGACCCGGTCGCAGGTCGAGCGGTGGTACGGCGTCAGGATCTCCGCAGTCCGCCCGGCCAGGCCGGCACTGGAGCTCGACGAGCGGGGCCACTGGTGGACCGGGTACTCCTACCACCGTGGTCAGGGCACTGCGTACCTGGTCCAGACGGTGCAGTACGCCCTGCGGGATCCGGCGACCCGCCGTGAGATCGGCTGGCTGCTGCTGAACCCGGTGGCGGTCCTGTGCCTGGTCGGGCCGGTGGCCGGGCTGTTGATCGGCGGCCCGTCCATCGCTCTGGACCCGGTCGGCGAGGCCCGGGCGTCCGGGGCTGTGCTGGTCTCGGCCGTGTTCGGGGTCGCGATGACCGTGCTGGGTGTGGTGCTGGCGCCGTACGCCGTCCGGGCCCATGCGGAGCTCGCGCGCCGCGTCCTGGACGGGCGTGCCTCCAACGCCCAGCTCAGCCGTCGGGTCGCCGAGTTGACGGTCACCCGGGCCGACGCGGTGGACAACCAGGCGGCCGAGCTCCGCCGGATCGAGCGTGACCTGCACGACGGTGCGCAGGCGAGGCTGGTGGCGATCGGGTTGACCCTGGGCACCATCGAGCACCTGATGGAGACGGACACCGTGGCTGCCCGCGCCCTGCTCGCCGAAGCGCGGCAGTCCTCGGCGAAGGCGCTCCAGGAGCTGCGGGACCTGGTCCGCGGTATCCACCCCCCGGTCCTGGCGGAGCGCGGACTGGCGGACGCCGTACGGGAGCTGGCGCTGGATGCCGCGCTGCCCGTCGAGGTGACGGTCGGTCTGCCCGGCCGGCCCGAGGCACCGGTGGAGACCGCGATGTACTTCTGTGTGAGTGAACTGCTGGCCAACGCGGCCAAGCACTCGGGGGCCCGGCAGGTGTGGGTGGACATCCTCTACCGGGCCGGCCAGCTGCGGGTGACGGTGACCGACGACGGCCGGGGCGGCGCCGGCCCGGAGCGGGGGAGCGGGCTGCGCGGGATCCAGCGCCGGTTGGGTACCTTCGACGGGGTTCTCCTGCTCGACAGCCCGTCGGGTGGCCCGACGACCATGACCATGGAGCTGCCGTGCGAGTTGTCCTCGCCGAGGATCTCTACCTTCTCCGCGAAGGCCTGA